A window of uncultured Methanoregula sp. genomic DNA:
GATGCAGACAGGGTGTCAAAGACCCCGCCGGCTATGGTATACGGGGGCTCCCGGTTGGTCAGGACATCGGAGTACACCTGTGCAATGGCCGGCCCGGCATCTGCCATGTCGACCTCCGGCTTAAGGGTCCTCCGCCTTTCGTTCCAGGCAGAGACCATCGGCACGAACGGGAGATTCTGGCTGAGATGAAGCGAGGGAAGAGATGTTTTGAACCGGCTGTCCCTTATCAGCCGGACCGAAGCCTCATAAGCTGCAATGCCCCCGGTGCCGCTGCCGATTGCCTGGAAATAGTAATCCGGCAGGCGCCCGATCGTGACGGCAGCGTCCAGCATGACCGTCCCCATCCCGTCGCGGCGTGCCACGTTCCTGGCACCGCCTTCTTCAAGGAACTGCGGGAGCGAGGAGATCTCCCTGCTGAAACGGATGGCATCGGTGTAATCGCCGCTCACCGCTATGACGCAGGCCTTCTCGGCCGGTGCGGTTGTCCAGAGCCGGGAAACCGCCTTCTCCGGTACCACTACGATAACGGGAATCCCGGTCAGGGCCGATACCTGGAGGAAAGCCCGGCCGGTGTTCCCTGCCGATGCAATGACCAGCGTTGCCGGCTTCTGCTCCTGCATCCGGATCACCGTCGGGATCGCCTCGAGCTCCTTGAACGAGCAGGTGGTGATAGTCCCGCCCTGTTCGGGCCAGTAACCGTTGAAACTGATATACAATTCCGGGATCTCCAGCTCCCTGGCGAGCGCGGTGCTCCGGAAGCAGACCGGACCTGCTTCTATGGGAAGGGTGCTGTTGATGGGAAGCCAGTCGCAGAACCGGAAGATGCCGGGGAGGTTCTTTACTTCCAGCTGCCTCTTCCGGTACTCGGTCCTGAGGAGCGAGGCATGACCGTTCGGGCAGGCCGTTGTGTAGTGGTCCGGCACCTCCTCGCCCCCCTGGATGCAGCGGAGGGTATACTTATTGTTCATTTCAGGTCCTCCGTCTTTCCCGTGAGGGTGAATTCCCGGTCAAGGATCCGTTGCCTGAGAAGTTCGCACAGCCTCAGTGCCCGGGCCCGGTCCGACTGCCGGAGGGTTACCGGGACATTCCGGTTGTCAAATGCCAGCGCGCCCAGGTTGCCGGAGAACGCGCCGCCGGGACATATTCTCACGCAGGTGCCGCAGTTCACGCAGGCCCGGTAATCGATCCCTTTCTCCGGTGA
This region includes:
- a CDS encoding cysteate synthase, coding for MNNKYTLRCIQGGEEVPDHYTTACPNGHASLLRTEYRKRQLEVKNLPGIFRFCDWLPINSTLPIEAGPVCFRSTALARELEIPELYISFNGYWPEQGGTITTCSFKELEAIPTVIRMQEQKPATLVIASAGNTGRAFLQVSALTGIPVIVVVPEKAVSRLWTTAPAEKACVIAVSGDYTDAIRFSREISSLPQFLEEGGARNVARRDGMGTVMLDAAVTIGRLPDYYFQAIGSGTGGIAAYEASVRLIRDSRFKTSLPSLHLSQNLPFVPMVSAWNERRRTLKPEVDMADAGPAIAQVYSDVLTNREPPYTIAGGVFDTLSASGGRMYAVSNQEARDAGKLFTELEGVDLDPAAAVCTASLIQACIGGNIDKKKTVLLNITGGGYERVRKDYSLIAAKPSFTVPAGSSVEGISKELLEKVKTCV